Proteins encoded in a region of the Paenibacillus sp. E222 genome:
- a CDS encoding CcdC protein domain-containing protein, which yields MNPISLTISLLIVVLILKGVIQGSKKPLHESGRKLLIPILYISTSLFELFDPTLVLTSGRMISSIALGAVLSIPLILVTQFERKLDGRMYYKRNVSLYVLIIVIFSIRFFDFMFISGIDPKTLGFLNNVVALSYIAIWRMASFIKFHNSKSSTFRAWDKTA from the coding sequence ATGAATCCAATATCTTTAACAATTTCATTATTAATTGTCGTACTTATTTTGAAGGGCGTGATCCAGGGCAGCAAAAAGCCATTGCACGAATCAGGTCGAAAACTATTAATTCCGATCCTCTATATCTCTACATCTTTGTTTGAATTGTTCGACCCTACTTTGGTGCTTACATCTGGCAGAATGATCAGTTCAATCGCTTTAGGTGCAGTTCTGTCGATCCCATTAATTCTGGTGACGCAATTCGAGCGAAAATTGGATGGCAGGATGTATTATAAAAGAAACGTATCTCTTTATGTTCTAATTATTGTTATCTTCTCAATTCGATTCTTTGACTTCATGTTCATCTCAGGCATTGATCCCAAGACTCTTGGATTCCTGAATAATGTAGTTGCTCTATCCTATATTGCCATTTGGCGAATGGCTAGCTTCATTAAATTTCATAATTCCAAGTCCAGTACGTTCAGAGCTTGGGACAAAACCGCTTAA
- a CDS encoding helix-turn-helix transcriptional regulator → MLVLELQVPPFPLLAAIGHTEWQPGMQHAQRSFDVFDLIICAKGALYMEEDGLRYEIAEGMMLVLEPGKDHRGYRPTDVQTEVYWIHFQLSSVQKMILKEKTTWEQPLLQQTDQDIEAPPGVIEIPKFAVVDLRNLEPILKEMLELHHVLTRQRSFELHVLLGQFLLQLQKGMRQNSPQARSYFLSEKVATYLGQRLEQPFDSGQMERDLLYHFDYLARCLKQYTGMSPLQYRHHLQMEKAKRLLAHSELPLKRIGELCGLQDHNYFTRLFKRQTSLTPGEYRKKHQLYFME, encoded by the coding sequence ATGCTTGTACTTGAACTTCAAGTTCCGCCGTTTCCGCTATTAGCAGCCATTGGGCACACCGAATGGCAGCCGGGGATGCAGCATGCCCAGCGTAGCTTTGATGTGTTCGATCTTATTATTTGCGCCAAAGGAGCGCTGTACATGGAGGAAGATGGCCTCCGTTACGAGATTGCGGAAGGTATGATGCTGGTTCTTGAACCTGGCAAAGACCACCGTGGCTATAGACCAACGGATGTGCAGACGGAAGTATACTGGATTCATTTCCAGCTGTCCTCTGTGCAAAAGATGATTTTGAAAGAAAAGACGACTTGGGAGCAGCCTTTGCTTCAACAAACAGACCAGGATATTGAGGCTCCCCCAGGAGTCATTGAAATTCCCAAATTCGCCGTAGTGGATCTACGTAACCTGGAGCCGATACTGAAAGAAATGCTTGAGCTGCACCATGTACTCACCCGTCAGCGTTCCTTCGAGCTTCATGTTCTGTTGGGCCAATTCCTGCTGCAATTACAGAAGGGAATGAGACAGAACAGCCCGCAGGCTCGCTCCTATTTTCTAAGCGAGAAAGTGGCAACTTATCTTGGTCAACGCCTCGAGCAGCCGTTTGATTCCGGACAGATGGAGCGTGATCTGCTTTATCATTTTGATTACCTGGCTCGCTGCCTGAAGCAGTATACGGGGATGAGCCCGCTTCAATACAGGCATCACCTGCAAATGGAGAAGGCCAAGCGGTTATTGGCACATTCGGAGCTTCCGCTGAAGCGTATCGGCGAGTTGTGTGGACTGCAGGACCATAACTATTTTACACGGTTGTTCAAACGTCAAACTTCCCTCACGCCTGGAGAATACCGCAAAAAGCATCAGTTGTATTTCATGGAATAG
- a CDS encoding response regulator has protein sequence MIKVLIVDDDKLVRKGISSAMPWNEFGMEVVGEASNGAKALDFLESNSVDLMLTDLAMPVMSGIELMRAARQHYPELHIVVLTLHQDFDYIQEALRLGAIDYIAKVQLEKEQFEHVLNRIHTRIGELTNTRRTLPQLGETNVHYRKVYALVSLDRKSGQNWPIEIESNVDEVRFEVERNSWMWAVPQSGEDQLFDRLKGYLDQVPQAALLVLSDVQERTWSQIQNWIMNYTETSLFYAYEPLDPVIVVSMNEEDTFPIEPRDEDMDRIKRSWFLSPWTHNDHYYNQLVEEFRSLRLQKGQLMGLLYSLVMEWNHLFAQTTLGRISMIHSFQSWYEVEQWIKQTAESIRKADEQTSYSQEMIDGVKKAVMIMQNDLDQAFTALGLSQQLNISRSYFSQCFKDIMGKTFNDYSRYIRIEKSKEYLLNTNNTIFWIAERVGYTDEKYFSRIFRELTGVLPSEYRQLGRTDK, from the coding sequence ATGATTAAGGTATTGATTGTGGATGATGATAAATTGGTACGAAAAGGAATAAGCTCCGCAATGCCGTGGAACGAGTTTGGCATGGAGGTTGTTGGAGAAGCGAGTAACGGAGCTAAGGCGCTGGATTTTCTCGAATCCAACTCGGTGGATCTGATGTTAACGGATCTTGCGATGCCCGTGATGTCAGGCATTGAACTGATGCGCGCCGCAAGGCAGCACTACCCCGAACTTCATATTGTCGTGCTTACTCTTCATCAGGATTTTGATTATATTCAGGAAGCGCTTCGGCTGGGAGCTATCGACTATATAGCCAAAGTCCAGCTTGAGAAGGAACAATTCGAACATGTACTGAATCGAATACATACCCGGATTGGTGAGCTCACGAATACAAGACGAACGCTGCCGCAGCTAGGTGAAACCAATGTCCATTACCGTAAAGTGTATGCACTGGTTTCACTGGACCGAAAATCCGGCCAGAACTGGCCCATTGAAATCGAATCCAATGTAGACGAGGTCCGATTTGAAGTGGAACGGAACAGTTGGATGTGGGCGGTACCTCAGAGTGGAGAGGATCAGCTATTTGATAGATTGAAGGGGTACTTGGATCAAGTTCCTCAAGCTGCGCTACTGGTGTTGTCTGATGTACAGGAACGGACATGGTCGCAAATTCAAAACTGGATTATGAATTATACAGAAACGTCCTTATTTTATGCATATGAACCCCTAGATCCGGTTATTGTCGTTTCCATGAATGAAGAAGACACATTTCCAATAGAACCTCGGGATGAGGATATGGATCGTATTAAACGAAGTTGGTTTCTATCTCCGTGGACGCATAACGATCATTATTATAACCAGCTTGTTGAAGAGTTTAGATCTCTAAGGCTGCAAAAAGGGCAGCTGATGGGATTACTGTACTCCCTGGTCATGGAGTGGAACCATCTTTTTGCCCAGACTACGCTGGGAAGAATCTCAATGATCCATTCTTTTCAATCCTGGTACGAAGTGGAACAGTGGATCAAGCAGACCGCTGAGAGTATTCGAAAGGCGGATGAACAGACCTCGTATTCTCAGGAAATGATTGATGGGGTGAAAAAAGCCGTGATGATCATGCAGAATGATTTGGATCAGGCTTTTACAGCTTTAGGGCTGTCCCAGCAACTGAATATTAGCCGCAGCTATTTCAGCCAATGCTTCAAGGACATCATGGGGAAAACCTTTAACGATTATTCCCGATATATACGTATAGAGAAGTCGAAAGAGTATTTATTGAACACAAACAACACGATTTTCTGGATTGCAGAGCGGGTGGGTTATACGGATGAAAAATATTTCAGCCGAATCTTTCGCGAACTGACAGGTGTGCTGCCTAGTGAATATCGACAATTAGGCAGAACGGACAAATAG
- a CDS encoding sporulation protein YjcZ — MSEVGYGNVGGLGGYGGFTSIGAILVLFILLVIISKAFLV, encoded by the coding sequence ATGAGTGAAGTAGGATATGGAAATGTTGGAGGTCTTGGTGGATACGGTGGTTTCACATCCATCGGCGCAATCCTTGTTCTGTTCATCTTGTTGGTCATCATCTCTAAAGCTTTCTTGGTTTAA
- a CDS encoding multidrug effflux MFS transporter — protein MKKYAVPSLLLMIVLIGFPQISETIYTPSLPDIAAALGVSNSSVQFTLSIYFIGFALGVFCWGWLSDLIGRRPAMLGGLIVYGIGSLMCFYSESIQLLLVGRFVQAFGAATGSIITQTMLRESVSGDRRHAMFAQISAVIAFTPAVGPLIGGWIDQALGFRWVFLALVLMSVLLFIYAFLKLPETTNVSLRSKVAILSVVKKMLAMPRVMVFGVLIGGINGVLFSYYAEAPFIFIEHFDLSPGVYGFLGIIVALASVVGAMISKRLLTVYTPEKIIRLGCLVMTSGALLLTLGSSLSMLPNLLQIICMLTAMFVLLIGAGIALPNCLSLALVHFQDVIGTAGAIFSLGYYLLVSLTTWGMGALHNGSLLMMPLYFLIISGVMWLLGKRFISEE, from the coding sequence ATGAAGAAATATGCTGTACCATCTTTGCTTTTAATGATTGTTCTTATCGGTTTTCCACAAATCAGCGAAACCATCTACACTCCATCTCTGCCAGATATCGCAGCAGCACTTGGTGTATCTAATAGTTCCGTACAATTCACGTTAAGCATCTATTTTATAGGATTTGCCTTGGGCGTCTTCTGCTGGGGCTGGCTGTCCGACTTGATAGGTCGTAGGCCTGCAATGCTGGGCGGTCTCATCGTATATGGGATCGGGAGCTTGATGTGCTTTTATTCGGAATCGATTCAGTTGCTTCTCGTCGGCCGTTTCGTACAGGCTTTCGGTGCCGCAACTGGCTCGATTATCACCCAAACCATGCTTCGAGAAAGTGTATCGGGAGATCGAAGACATGCGATGTTTGCCCAAATCTCTGCTGTCATTGCATTTACGCCGGCAGTTGGGCCACTTATTGGTGGTTGGATTGATCAGGCCCTTGGCTTCAGATGGGTATTCTTGGCGTTAGTACTAATGAGCGTTTTGTTGTTCATATATGCTTTTCTTAAACTGCCGGAGACAACGAATGTTTCTTTACGATCCAAAGTCGCTATACTTTCGGTTGTTAAAAAGATGCTCGCTATGCCGCGCGTAATGGTGTTTGGCGTATTGATCGGAGGTATTAACGGCGTTTTATTTAGTTATTATGCCGAAGCTCCCTTCATCTTCATAGAACACTTTGATCTGTCGCCTGGCGTTTATGGTTTTCTGGGCATTATTGTGGCCTTGGCCTCAGTGGTCGGAGCAATGATCTCAAAACGATTATTGACCGTTTACACACCGGAAAAGATCATTCGTCTGGGTTGTCTGGTCATGACCAGCGGTGCTCTGCTCCTGACCCTTGGAAGCAGCTTGTCTATGCTGCCCAATCTTTTGCAGATCATCTGCATGTTAACTGCCATGTTTGTTCTGTTGATTGGCGCAGGTATTGCTCTGCCCAATTGTCTAAGTCTTGCGCTTGTTCATTTTCAAGATGTAATTGGCACAGCAGGTGCTATATTCAGCTTGGGCTACTACTTGCTGGTAAGCCTTACGACATGGGGAATGGGTGCTCTGCATAACGGTTCATTGCTGATGATGCCTTTATATTTTCTAATCATTAGCGGCGTAATGTGGTTGCTTGGCAAAAGATTTATCTCAGAAGAATAA
- a CDS encoding sensor histidine kinase, with protein MTLKKRIFLLFFLSAFIPFISIFAISYYTIDSIFANKIDDGIRSNLQQVTSSLENSITNLNHVTQQLSYSGTLGKKLDEVLKPSSNIFELIETRDELKSELNVVTFTNPNIGLTLYYFQKDSSTQFGNFPIKDRFAPESLPVLSKAYGITYYGPHVSMNRFDDQLVLSAMRKVKLPQRDDVYIYVESGFHLAQDILGYNQYKGDLSHLILDGEGNIVYSEIPEAMKVGENFSSLSKGAASDGIARDYHWFRQDSTQNWSVVSVISQAKYQQEKNQWLLQILLVALFFLGFTVFLAWLLWKMVYKPLGLFHSEINGMSQNPQTTGSQARTQIPEFDFLLGEFSNMQHQIGDLFKEVQQKEKIRADLEVEKLLYQINPHFLMNTLDTVHWLAVMNGQGEIDKLVQSLNKLLYYNLGKLGQVSTMEEEIDALRQYLILQQIRYDFEFDVRISADEHVLQIPVPRFILQPLVENSLYHGLSDEGFIQIEVTRKETLNIMIQDNGAGMTEEAIQRLLNNRVADHQKVGMGIGLNYVHRMLQAQYGDQAQLVIESELGTGTSILLILPIKGEDISA; from the coding sequence ATGACACTTAAAAAAAGGATCTTTTTGCTGTTTTTTCTCAGTGCGTTTATTCCCTTCATTAGTATATTTGCAATTTCCTATTACACCATTGATTCCATTTTTGCGAACAAGATCGATGATGGCATTCGGAGCAATTTACAGCAGGTGACTTCCTCACTGGAGAATTCGATCACCAACCTGAATCATGTTACACAGCAATTATCCTACAGTGGTACATTAGGCAAAAAGTTGGATGAGGTGTTGAAGCCATCCTCCAATATATTTGAATTGATTGAAACTCGGGATGAACTAAAAAGCGAATTAAATGTCGTCACGTTTACCAACCCGAATATAGGTTTGACATTGTATTATTTTCAGAAGGATAGCTCCACACAGTTTGGAAACTTTCCTATAAAGGATCGTTTTGCACCCGAATCTTTGCCTGTGCTCTCCAAAGCATATGGGATTACCTATTATGGTCCTCATGTCAGTATGAACCGGTTTGATGATCAGCTCGTCTTATCCGCCATGCGGAAGGTAAAATTACCCCAGAGGGACGATGTGTATATTTACGTCGAATCCGGTTTTCACCTTGCGCAGGATATATTGGGTTACAATCAGTACAAAGGAGATTTATCCCACTTGATCCTCGATGGAGAGGGAAACATTGTGTACAGTGAGATTCCGGAAGCGATGAAAGTCGGGGAGAATTTCTCCAGCTTATCGAAGGGTGCAGCATCGGACGGAATAGCTCGCGATTATCATTGGTTCAGACAGGATTCTACCCAGAACTGGAGCGTTGTGTCGGTGATCTCGCAGGCCAAGTATCAACAGGAGAAAAATCAGTGGTTGCTTCAAATATTGTTGGTCGCTTTATTTTTCCTTGGTTTTACCGTATTTCTGGCTTGGCTGCTGTGGAAGATGGTTTATAAACCCCTCGGTCTGTTCCATTCAGAGATCAACGGAATGTCACAAAATCCACAAACAACAGGCAGCCAGGCCCGCACGCAGATTCCAGAATTTGATTTTCTGTTGGGTGAATTCTCGAATATGCAGCATCAAATCGGTGACCTCTTTAAAGAGGTGCAGCAGAAAGAGAAAATTCGTGCAGACCTTGAAGTGGAGAAGCTGCTGTACCAGATCAATCCTCATTTTTTGATGAATACGCTGGATACCGTTCACTGGCTCGCGGTAATGAATGGACAAGGGGAGATCGACAAGCTGGTACAGTCCCTGAATAAGCTGTTGTATTACAATTTGGGCAAATTAGGTCAGGTTTCGACGATGGAAGAGGAGATTGACGCGCTTAGACAGTATTTGATCCTGCAGCAAATCCGATATGACTTTGAGTTTGATGTGCGCATCTCGGCTGATGAGCACGTGCTTCAAATACCGGTACCTCGTTTTATTCTACAGCCGTTGGTTGAAAATTCACTTTACCATGGACTGAGCGACGAAGGTTTTATTCAAATTGAAGTAACGCGCAAAGAAACGCTGAACATCATGATTCAGGATAATGGAGCAGGCATGACGGAAGAAGCGATTCAAAGACTTCTGAACAATCGTGTAGCTGATCATCAAAAAGTTGGGATGGGCATCGGGCTTAATTATGTTCACCGCATGTTACAAGCACAATACGGGGATCAAGCTCAACTGGTGATTGAAAGTGAATTGGGAACAGGGACAAGCATACTGCTTATACTTCCGATCAAAGGAGAAGATATCTCGGCATGA